In Penaeus chinensis breed Huanghai No. 1 chromosome 2, ASM1920278v2, whole genome shotgun sequence, the following proteins share a genomic window:
- the LOC125036370 gene encoding glycosaminoglycan xylosylkinase-like, producing MHRFLKYGFRLLSLMTLLYLCRVDKFLDLYVGVGNSSSSAPGERDLRKLPEGVFHQGALYALMEMRVTNKENQTRPGLRLLSRLYAHRPSVEAKYSSTSPDLMPFVETLKQDLTVKGVTKDPWALAREWASSKSLVPKSAPGLGDIMAAMATAPITAADICNAGTQVKILLKLQGDQKVLFKPIRYPPTAVLYGKNRGADRHNGEIAAFYLGRLLGLETLPAVVGRKILLTEEVIPVSSPELAETFYTNEENKTCLHARCHRCNPNRVSCAREKDSMEGAVIMWLPEHLHVSEKNYAWRHYYNRKELLRWETDENFCEVVLRSDEGKIILDLIDMSVLDFLIQNTDRHHYLQDAKDPNASIILVDQGKSFGNPYVDYMDILASLLQCCRIRAATRARLVLLSGGGLSRALRELLGLDPLAPLLADAHLRALDRRLEHVLAALSACSETKGGWHNVLF from the exons ATGCACCGATTTCTGAAGTACGGTTTCAGACTTCTCTCCCTGATGACATTGCTGTATCTCTGCCGCGTTGACAAGTTCCTGGATCTTTACGTTGGTGTGGGTAACAGTTCCTCGTCAGCACCTGGAGAGAGAGACCTAAGAAAACTGCCTGAAGGGGTTTTTCATCAAGGGGCCCTTTATGCTCTAATGGAAAT GAGGGTGACCAACAAGGAGAACCAGACCCGCCCAGGACTCCGCCTGTTATCGCGCCTGTATGCTCACCGTCCGTCAGTCGAGGCCAAGTACTCCTCGACCTCGCCTGACCTGATGCCTTTTGTCGAGACGCTGAAGCAAGATTTAACTGTGAAAGGAGTGACGAAAGACCCCTGGGCTTTGGCAAGGGAG TGGGCCAGTTCCAAGTCCCTGGTGCCCAAATCGGCTCCTGGCTTGGGAGACATCATGGCTGCCATGGCCACTGCCCCGATCACAGCCGCTGACATCTGTAACGCAGGAACGCAGGTCAAAATTTTGCTGAAGCTTCAAGGCGACCAGAAAGTTTTATTTAAGCCTATAAG ATATCCTCCCACAGCAGTCCTCTACGGCAAGAACAGGGGAGCGGACCGACACAACGGAGAAATCGCTGCTTTTTACCTTGGGAGATTACTGGGTCTTGAGACGTTACCTGCTGTTGTCGGTCGCAAGATCCTTCTGACAGAGGAGGTCATCCCTGTGTCATCGCCAGAACTTGCGGAAACGTTTTACACCAATGAGG AGAACAAGACTTGCCTCCATGCCAGGTGTCATCGCTGCAACCCCAATAGGGTTAGCTGTGCCAGAGAGAAGGACTCGATGGAAGGCGCTGTTATCATGTGGTTGCCTGAGCATTTGCATGTCTCGGAGAAGAACTATGCGTGGCGGCATTATTACAATAGGAAGGAGCTTCTCCG ATGGGAAACAGATGAAAATTTCTGCGAAGTGGTCTTACGCAGCGATGAAGGgaaaataatcctggatttaatCGACATGTCCGTCCTCGACTTCCTGATACAGAACACCGACAGACACCATTACCTACAGGATGCTAAGGACCCCAATGCGTCCATAATCCTGGTCGACCAAGGCAAAAG CTTCGGGAATCCATATGTTGATTATATGGATATCTTGGCTTCGCTGTTACAATGCTGCAG GATCCGGGCGGCGACGCGCGCGCGCCTGGTCCTGCTGAGCGGCGGCGGGCTGTCCCGGGCCCTGAGGGAGCTCCTGGGCCTCGACCCGCTCGCCCCCCTGCTCGCCGACGCCCACCTCCGCGCCCTGGACCGCCGCCTCGAGCACGTCCTCGCCGCCCTCAGCGCCTGCAGCGAGACGAAGGGCGGATGGCACAATGTGcttttctga